One window from the genome of Vidua chalybeata isolate OUT-0048 chromosome 3, bVidCha1 merged haplotype, whole genome shotgun sequence encodes:
- the FBXO30 gene encoding F-box only protein 30 — MEEHQQHLHCVNCVSRRCMTRPEPGISCDLIGCPLVCGAVFHSCKAEEHRMLCPLERVPCLNSGFGCPFIVARNKIADHLEVCPASVVCCTMEWNRWPVSYADRKSYENLSKDVDEVEQLDMALALQDQRMLLESLKVATMMSKAGDQTPESREQTSVKSSAPDTVHTNGLMPVDEESYGALYQATVETTRSLAAALDILNTATRDIGMLSSNLCISPHEMKEDPRIKEQASSGIIQDKKSDSENPDEDVGAVGGINFDSMSQNSQMEQNGSCDICYDVVQNHDLNLNLSNSSLLCNGFHVENECSKVLDHSEDLGISNSKPSSVANGECTAFHDDEALQSCGSCPVTAQVEVIPADHLVNGNASHVLLPHNANEEEMLERQVEQERLRNIDAFSLLRHRSYRFLVNHYWSTPKEDKAVDTSDLEITEDPMGLQGIDLITAALLFCLGDSPGGRGISESRAVDVYHVDFGTQTFSLPSAILATNTMVGEIASASACDHANPQLSNPSPFQTLGLDLVLEYVARYQTKQRSMFTFVCGQLFRRNEFSSHFKNVHGDIHAGLNGWMEQRCPLAYYGCTYSQRRFCPSTQGAKIIHDRHLRSFGVQPCISTVLVEPAKSCLIGLHNDHLSSLPFEVLQHIASFLDGFSLCQLSRVSRLMRDVCGSLLQARGMVILLWEKRKCPEGSSWQVKEKVWRFSTAFCTVNEWKFADIVSMADHLKKCSYNAVERREEAVPLPCMCVTRELTKEGRSLRSVLKPVL, encoded by the exons ATGGAGGAACATCAGCAACACTTGCACTGTGTGAACTGTGTCAGCCGTCGTTGTATGACCAGACCAGAGCCGGGCATTTCCTGTGATTTGATTGGCTGCCCCTTGGTTTGTGGAGCAGTTTTTCACTCATGTAAAGCTGAGGAACATCGCATGTTATGTCCACTTGAAAGAGTGCCTTGTTTGAATAGTGGCTTTGGATGTCCCTTCATAGTAGCCCGAAATAAAATTGCTGATCATCTAGAAGTTTGTCCTGCAAGTGTGGTATGTTGTACCATGGAGTGGAATAGATGGCCAGTCAGTTATGCTGACCGAAAGTCTTATGAAAACCTGAGTAAAGATGTTGATGAAGTGGAGCAGCTAGATATGGCTTTAGCTCTTCAAGACCAGCGCATGTTATTAGAATCACTTAAAGTAGCAACTATGATGTCAAAAGCAGGTGATCAAACACCAGAATCCAGAGAGCAAACCTCTGTCAAATCAAGTGCCCCCGATACAGTGCATACGAATGGTTTGATGCCTGTAGATGAAGAGTCCTATGGTGCACTTTATCAAGCTACTGTAGAAACAACGAGGAGTttagctgctgctctggataTCCTGAACACTGCTACGAGGGACATTGGTATGTTAAGTTCAAACCTCTGCATTTCACCACATGAAATGAAAGAAGATCCGAGGATTAAAGAACAAGCTTCTAGTGGCATTATTCAGGATAAAAAGTCTGACTCTGAAAATCCAGATGAAGATGTAGGAGCGGTTGGGGGAATTAACTTTGATAGCATGAGTCAAAATTCACAAATGGAGCAAAATGGTTCTTGTGATATTTGTTATGATGTAGTGCAAAACCATGACTTAAATTTAAACCTCAGTAACTCCTCACTTTTGTGTAATGGCTTTCATGTAGAAAATGAATGTTCAAAGGTGTTGGACCACAGTGAAGATCTTGGTATATCAAATTCAAAACCGTCCAGTGTAGCAAATGGTGAATGTACTGCATTTCATGATGATGAAGCATTACAGTCTTGTGGCTCCTGCCCTGTAACAGCACAAGTTGAAGTAATACCAGCTGATCACTTAGTTAATGGCAATGCTAGTCATGTACTACTTCCCCATAATGCTAATGAAGAAGAAATGTTAGAGAGACAAGTAGAGCAAGAAAGATTGAGAAACATAGATGCATTTTCACTTTTACGGCATCGATCGTACAGATTCCTTGTTAACCATTATTGGTCAACCCCAAAAGAAGACAAAGCTGTTGATACATCAGATTTGGAGATAACAGAAGATCCTATGGGTCTTCAGGGAATTGATCTAATCACTGCAGCTCTGTTGTTTTGCCTAGGAGATTCTCCCGGAGGTAGGGGGATATCAGAAAGTCGCGCTGTCGATGTGTATCATGTTGACTTTGGGACCCAAACATTTTCTCTCCCATCTGCTATACTGGCCACAAATACAATGGTGGGGGAAATAGCTTCAGCTTCTGCATGTGATCATGCCAACCCACAGCTCTCAAATCCAAGTCCATTCCAGACCCTTGGATTGGATTTGGTATTGGAATATGTGGCTAGATACCAAACAAAACAGCGTTCAATGTTTACATTTGTTTGTGGACAGTTGTTTAGAAGGAATGAATTTTCATCGCATTTTAAGAATGTGCATGGAGACATTCATGCTGGCCTTAATGGCTGGATGGAGCAGAGGTGTCCTTTGGCATATTATGGGTGCACATATTCTCAACGAAGGTTTTGCCCTTCAACACAAGGGGCAAAAATTATTCATGACCGCCACTTACGGTCATTTGGAGTTCAGCCTTGTATATCCACAGTATTAGTAGAACCAGCAAAAAGCTGCTTAATTGGACTACACAATGACCATCTGAGTAGTCTACCTTTTGAGGTGCTGCAGCATATTGCTAGTTTTCTAGATGGCTTTAGTTTATGTCAGCTTTCAAGAGTGTCACGTTTAATGAGAGATGTGTGTGGAAGCTTACTTCAAGCACGTGGAATGGTGATACTGCTTTGGGAGAAGAGAAAGTGCCCAGAAGGAAGTTCTTGGCAGGTAAAAGAAAAG GTTTGGCGCTTCAGTACAGCCTTTTGTACTGTGAATGAGTGGAAATTTGCTGACATTGTGAGCATGGCTGACCACTTGAAGAAGTGTAGCTACAACGCTgtggagagaagagaggaggcTGTGCCGCTGCCATGCATGTGTGTGACGCGAGAGCTCACCAAGGAGGGACGGTCACTGCGCTCTGTTTTGAAACCAGTACTTTAA